In Panacibacter ginsenosidivorans, the following proteins share a genomic window:
- a CDS encoding 1,4-dihydroxy-6-naphthoate synthase → MQLTLGFSPCPNDTFIFDALVNHKIDTEGLQFDVHLEDVQTLNNWAKNGRLDFSKISYGVLPLILDEYFVLNSGGALGKGVGPLLISDVVFQISDLSEAKIAIPGENTTAHMLFSLAFPHAKNKVFKVFNEIEDAVLDHEVDAGVIIHENRFTYHLKGLRKLMDLGEHWEQVTGAPVPLGGIVAKRSLPVELITKVDKLIRESVEYAFANNHEQLTDYVKIHSQEMSEDVMRQHIGLYVNNYSMALGEDGKKAVMKMLEVYQQLHPETIIEYNDVFI, encoded by the coding sequence ATGCAACTTACTTTAGGTTTTTCCCCTTGTCCAAATGATACTTTTATTTTTGATGCACTGGTCAATCATAAGATCGATACAGAAGGTTTGCAATTTGATGTGCACTTGGAAGATGTGCAAACACTTAATAATTGGGCAAAGAATGGCAGACTTGATTTTTCCAAGATCAGTTATGGTGTTTTGCCGCTTATATTAGATGAATACTTTGTTTTGAATAGTGGCGGCGCATTGGGAAAAGGAGTGGGGCCCTTACTGATTTCGGATGTCGTATTTCAGATTTCGGATTTGTCCGAAGCGAAGATTGCTATACCGGGAGAGAATACAACTGCACATATGTTATTCTCACTTGCATTTCCCCATGCAAAAAATAAAGTATTCAAAGTATTTAATGAAATTGAGGATGCGGTACTTGATCATGAAGTTGATGCCGGTGTTATTATTCATGAGAACAGGTTCACCTATCATTTAAAAGGCTTGCGTAAACTGATGGATCTTGGTGAGCATTGGGAGCAGGTTACTGGTGCGCCGGTTCCTTTGGGCGGTATCGTTGCTAAGAGAAGCTTACCTGTTGAATTGATTACTAAAGTTGACAAGCTGATTAGGGAGAGTGTTGAGTATGCATTTGCAAATAATCATGAACAACTGACAGATTATGTAAAAATACATTCACAGGAAATGAGCGAAGATGTAATGCGGCAGCACATTGGCTTATATGTAAATAATTATTCTATGGCGCTTGGTGAAGATGGAAAGAAGGCTGTGATGAAAATGCTGGAAGTGTACCAGCAGCTACATCCGGAAACGATAATTGAATATAATGATGTTTTTATTTAA
- the mqnB gene encoding futalosine hydrolase, with translation MRVFITAATIEEWMPAFLEIDTLYTSESNRLKVMFHQGGVGMLANAVALTKLVYEEKPDLILQVGIAGCFDKNTALGNVVVIKEEVLGNTGVEEDGKWKDIFDLKLEKPGYPPFEKKRLPNHHLEKYNLLKLDEVSAITVNEVSTKEERIQQLVKKYNPVIESMEGAALHYVCREMNVPFMQMRSVSNYIGERDKTKWEIKLAIDNLNKGILNYVDKLYKIG, from the coding sequence ATGCGTGTGTTCATAACAGCAGCAACAATAGAAGAATGGATGCCGGCTTTTCTGGAGATAGATACACTCTATACTTCAGAAAGCAACAGGCTGAAAGTAATGTTTCACCAGGGTGGTGTGGGCATGCTGGCGAATGCGGTTGCACTTACAAAACTGGTATATGAAGAAAAGCCTGATTTGATCTTACAAGTAGGCATAGCAGGTTGTTTTGATAAAAATACAGCACTGGGAAATGTTGTTGTGATCAAAGAAGAAGTGTTGGGAAACACAGGCGTGGAAGAAGATGGCAAATGGAAGGATATTTTTGATTTGAAGTTGGAGAAGCCCGGCTATCCGCCATTTGAAAAGAAACGGTTACCTAACCATCATTTGGAAAAATATAATTTGTTGAAGCTGGATGAAGTAAGTGCTATTACGGTGAATGAGGTTTCTACAAAAGAAGAACGCATACAACAACTGGTAAAAAAATATAACCCGGTAATTGAAAGCATGGAAGGTGCAGCGTTGCATTATGTATGCAGGGAAATGAATGTGCCTTTTATGCAAATGCGTTCGGTCAGCAATTATATTGGCGAACGTGATAAAACAAAATGGGAAATTAAACTTGCCATTGATAACCTGAACAAAGGCATATTGAATTACGTTGATAAATTGTATAAAATCGGCTGA
- a CDS encoding glycoside hydrolase family 97 protein, with amino-acid sequence MKRIILLFLISLITIEVFSQELSLSSPDQKITVNISLSSQLNYDVMVDSNMMISNGTIDMQLSKEIFLSYILSVKSTKTKNVNETIIAQIPVSRKNIPDHYNELTITFKNNFAVIFRAYNDGVAYRIATNFKDSITVVNETAAFNFVNGAHAYAPVVTKRPDEDVFHTSFEELYTHKSIDSFSANDYMFTPVLTETADNIKVAITESDLDDYPGMFLQGTAGNGFSGTFAPYPLEEKVVEGDYPQKVVTKRADYIAKTKGTRNFPWRVMLIAREDKELPTNDLVYRLASPTKIENASWIHPGKCTDEWIIDINLFNVPFKSGINTATYKYYIDFAKRFGLDRIMMDAGWSNTKDLFDINPHLNMDTLAAFAQQQGIKLSMWTLAMTLDKQLDSALKQFQQWGVDFIMTDFIDRDDQKTVNFYKRITEACAKAHIMIMFHGAYPPKGFNRTYPNNITREAVLGSEYNAWSDKPTSSHNCIIPFTRMLAGPLDYEPGLLDNATPQQFKPIWGKVMSQTTRCQQLAMFVVYDNPLQIFSGNPSQGLMEPAFMQLLGSVPTTWDTTIITDARVGAYIITARKHGNSWFIAGITDTTARDLTVPLSFLSAGNYTATICKDGINANRNAMDYAIEEKTLTANDALQIHLAPGGGFLVGLKKE; translated from the coding sequence ATGAAAAGAATAATCTTACTCTTTCTTATCTCACTAATAACAATAGAAGTATTCAGCCAGGAACTAAGCCTCTCCTCCCCCGATCAAAAAATAACAGTAAACATTTCCCTAAGCAGTCAACTGAATTACGATGTTATGGTAGACAGTAACATGATGATCAGCAACGGCACAATAGACATGCAACTTTCAAAGGAAATATTCTTGTCATATATTCTGTCGGTAAAATCCACCAAAACAAAAAACGTTAATGAGACCATCATTGCACAAATACCAGTAAGCAGAAAAAACATACCCGACCATTACAACGAACTTACCATTACATTCAAAAATAATTTCGCAGTTATCTTCAGGGCATACAACGATGGCGTTGCTTACAGGATAGCCACCAACTTCAAAGACTCCATCACCGTTGTAAACGAAACAGCAGCATTCAATTTTGTAAACGGCGCACATGCCTATGCACCAGTCGTAACAAAAAGACCAGATGAGGATGTCTTCCACACCAGCTTCGAAGAACTCTATACACACAAATCAATAGATAGCTTCTCCGCCAACGATTACATGTTCACACCGGTGCTCACAGAAACAGCAGACAATATCAAAGTCGCCATAACAGAATCTGATTTGGATGATTATCCCGGCATGTTCCTGCAAGGCACTGCCGGCAATGGTTTCAGCGGAACCTTTGCACCTTATCCATTAGAAGAAAAAGTTGTAGAAGGCGATTACCCGCAAAAGGTTGTCACCAAACGTGCAGACTATATTGCCAAAACAAAAGGCACACGCAATTTTCCCTGGCGTGTAATGCTTATTGCAAGAGAAGATAAAGAACTGCCCACCAACGATCTTGTCTATCGTCTTGCATCACCAACAAAGATTGAAAATGCATCATGGATCCATCCCGGCAAATGCACTGATGAATGGATCATCGATATCAATCTTTTCAACGTTCCTTTCAAAAGCGGCATCAACACTGCTACTTACAAATACTATATCGATTTTGCCAAACGCTTTGGCTTAGACCGTATCATGATGGATGCAGGCTGGAGTAACACCAAAGACCTCTTCGACATCAATCCCCATCTCAACATGGATACATTGGCTGCTTTTGCACAACAACAAGGCATAAAGCTCAGCATGTGGACACTCGCCATGACACTCGATAAACAACTCGACAGCGCCCTTAAACAATTTCAGCAATGGGGCGTAGATTTTATCATGACAGACTTCATAGACCGCGACGATCAAAAGACTGTAAACTTTTATAAACGTATTACCGAAGCCTGCGCCAAAGCACATATCATGATCATGTTTCATGGCGCTTATCCACCCAAAGGTTTCAACCGCACTTACCCCAACAACATAACCCGTGAAGCCGTACTCGGCAGCGAATACAATGCATGGAGCGATAAACCCACCTCATCACACAACTGCATCATTCCTTTTACACGCATGCTTGCCGGTCCGCTGGATTACGAACCTGGCTTGCTCGACAATGCCACACCGCAACAGTTTAAACCCATCTGGGGCAAGGTCATGAGCCAGACCACACGCTGCCAGCAACTCGCCATGTTTGTGGTGTACGATAACCCTTTGCAGATCTTCTCCGGCAATCCCTCGCAGGGTTTAATGGAACCCGCATTCATGCAACTGCTCGGCTCCGTGCCTACCACCTGGGATACTACTATCATCACCGATGCCCGTGTAGGTGCATACATCATTACTGCACGCAAACACGGCAACTCCTGGTTCATCGCCGGCATTACAGATACCACTGCAAGAGATCTAACCGTTCCGCTTTCTTTTCTCTCTGCAGGCAATTACACCGCCACTATTTGCAAAGACGGCATCAACGCAAACCGCAATGCAATGGATTATGCAATAGAAGAAAAAACATTAACCGCTAATGATGCGTTGCAAATACATCTTGCACCGGGTGGAGGATTTTTGGTGGGGTTAAAGAAGGAATAA
- a CDS encoding NACHT domain-containing protein, whose protein sequence is MNIQDLKRILVSFADNASDVEITKGKLTAIIRGDIISADVLIKDGELYIKEDENELKALIWISIRIAQLEILADRIKEYIRPIGDFINPTGLLLDDIDTDPSEIEKPTSNVINCLQEKLSRKIPGTTDVIYLTSDAGEGKTTIINHLASTQANLFKKKEINWLLVPIPLGGRPFLRFDDIVIASLVNRLRFRSFYYESFIELVKLGLIVPAFDGFEEMFMENSSGEALSATGQLMSKLESNGNILIAARKAYFDYKSFSSQARLFDTIGSNSVSFSKISIDRWSKDQFIEYAFSRNVEDAETIYEIVSERLGANHPLLTRPVLVNRLLDVVPSTSELQKITSVFESSSEYFPNFVDAIITREADTKWIDTSGEPFKPLLTVEQHYDLLGIISEEMWFNSTDSLSLNIIDLLADLYSESQQFNVRTSRQVKERLRQHALLIKSDQNLNHLKFDHEEFQQFFLGIAFFNALKKDDISNFKNLMRKGLIFNPTVDTIIVRCKQQKIEIKDVVRILNIIQLNEGPTSFVKENCGNLILKILSSENSNGIILDNYSFPSNSLVGVNLDQLSFTNSYFQITAISASVIKNCIFDSCTFDGIEIDSDHVEIKNVVIKNSEIFSVQNRTTDLSFYDPLHIEKELTEIGFIFPDIEDVQEQIDQVTQESVIDDDLEIVQKILRRFIRGSHLNDNVFKIRLGNKATYFIEKLLPVLLNSGIIEEVEYIGSGQKRRFKLAMAFDKINQALKESKGGFENFVNIIKQMNS, encoded by the coding sequence ATGAATATACAGGACTTGAAGCGAATTCTTGTATCCTTCGCTGATAACGCATCGGATGTTGAAATAACAAAAGGTAAACTTACGGCCATAATAAGAGGCGATATTATTTCGGCAGATGTTTTAATAAAAGATGGTGAATTATATATAAAAGAAGATGAGAATGAATTAAAAGCCCTTATATGGATTTCAATAAGAATAGCTCAGCTAGAAATACTCGCTGATAGGATTAAAGAATATATAAGACCGATTGGTGATTTCATAAACCCTACGGGGCTTCTCTTAGATGACATAGATACAGATCCTTCTGAAATTGAAAAACCCACTTCAAATGTTATAAATTGTCTTCAGGAAAAATTAAGTAGAAAAATACCTGGTACAACTGATGTTATTTATCTTACTTCTGATGCGGGTGAAGGCAAAACGACAATTATTAATCATCTGGCTTCCACACAAGCTAACTTATTTAAAAAGAAAGAAATTAACTGGTTATTAGTTCCCATTCCACTTGGGGGGAGACCATTCCTTAGATTTGATGATATCGTGATTGCCTCTTTGGTCAATAGATTGAGATTTAGATCATTTTATTATGAATCATTTATTGAGTTGGTAAAATTGGGTTTAATAGTCCCCGCTTTTGATGGATTTGAAGAAATGTTTATGGAAAACTCTTCAGGCGAAGCCTTGTCTGCAACGGGTCAGCTAATGAGTAAGCTTGAATCAAATGGTAATATTCTAATTGCAGCTCGTAAAGCCTACTTTGACTATAAAAGTTTTAGCTCACAAGCAAGGCTTTTTGATACTATTGGGTCGAATTCTGTTTCATTTTCTAAAATTTCAATTGATAGATGGAGTAAAGACCAATTTATTGAATACGCTTTTTCAAGAAATGTTGAAGATGCTGAAACGATTTATGAAATTGTATCTGAAAGATTAGGAGCAAACCATCCTTTATTAACTAGACCTGTATTAGTAAATCGACTTTTGGATGTTGTTCCTTCAACAAGTGAATTACAAAAGATAACATCGGTGTTCGAAAGTTCTTCAGAATATTTCCCAAATTTTGTTGATGCAATAATAACTAGAGAAGCAGATACAAAATGGATCGACACTTCGGGAGAACCCTTTAAGCCTTTATTGACAGTTGAGCAACACTACGATTTATTAGGAATCATTTCAGAAGAAATGTGGTTTAATAGTACGGACTCATTATCTCTAAATATTATTGATTTATTGGCAGACTTATATTCCGAGTCTCAGCAATTTAATGTTAGAACAAGCAGGCAAGTTAAAGAAAGACTAAGGCAACATGCCTTATTAATTAAATCAGATCAAAATTTAAATCATTTGAAATTTGATCATGAAGAATTTCAACAATTCTTTTTGGGAATTGCTTTTTTTAATGCTCTGAAAAAAGATGATATTTCAAATTTCAAAAACCTGATGAGAAAGGGATTAATTTTTAATCCAACTGTTGATACGATAATAGTCCGATGTAAGCAACAAAAAATTGAGATTAAAGATGTTGTTAGAATCTTAAATATTATTCAATTAAATGAAGGCCCAACATCCTTTGTAAAAGAGAATTGTGGTAATTTAATCCTTAAAATTTTATCTTCAGAAAATTCAAATGGAATCATTTTAGATAATTATTCATTTCCTTCAAACAGTTTAGTCGGAGTTAATTTAGATCAATTATCATTTACAAATTCTTATTTTCAAATAACTGCAATTTCCGCTTCAGTTATTAAGAATTGTATATTTGACTCATGTACATTTGATGGGATTGAGATAGATTCTGATCATGTTGAAATTAAAAATGTTGTAATCAAAAATTCGGAAATATTTTCAGTACAAAATAGAACAACGGATTTAAGTTTCTATGATCCTCTACACATTGAAAAAGAACTTACAGAAATAGGTTTTATTTTTCCAGATATAGAAGATGTTCAAGAACAAATTGATCAAGTGACTCAAGAAAGTGTAATTGATGACGACCTTGAAATTGTTCAAAAAATTTTAAGAAGATTTATAAGAGGCTCGCATCTTAATGATAATGTGTTTAAAATTCGGCTTGGAAATAAAGCAACTTATTTTATCGAAAAGTTACTGCCTGTTTTATTAAATTCAGGAATAATAGAAGAGGTTGAGTATATAGGGTCTGGTCAGAAACGTAGATTTAAATTAGCTATGGCTTTTGATAAAATAAATCAGGCGTTAAAAGAAAGTAAAGGAGGATTCGAAAATTTTGTAAACATAATTAAACAGATGAACTCTTAA
- a CDS encoding PKD domain-containing protein, which yields MKKIVVVFTLSLCSLSIFFSCSKAKDSITPQDPDPTDSVPVIHKDTPFVRANFSIQGHCNASSVTDTLQYYDTPMDFINNSDTGKKVSYYWTFGDNNFSAETNPSHSYHLAGTYKVTLTTFYDSIPRDTLTRYVRVIIGQKGYNFSHTTIDVMGADNAVNDGAMVLFSNFSQNTYSYTLLQTDSLLNTVYSNTLTGNIRLASLQKTNSGNYILSGNYNDGNTSQYALSLIDQSGNLLWEKYLGVQGKNYFSMQTSDNGFITIGDSYVSDGGYTTAVKCDANGQEEWRISLGSKPYISNAGNIIETSTGYLFSALRNQYILPSAPELIVTQVDFNGNITQQKILPIDLKAKIGAPAMIAAADGTYWAYIKTGGDVYSFNSNLDYLQPINFGNDYHINSIVGYGNNYYLASGLSHEHGSADKTDKNGSWNWGAQIPGTIVTCTSTYGSFTRSCQNIIRSSNDFIAVSYGDDINVTDFGIFITRIASDGQLR from the coding sequence ATGAAGAAAATTGTTGTTGTTTTCACCCTTTCACTCTGCTCATTATCTATTTTTTTTTCCTGTTCAAAAGCAAAAGATTCAATTACTCCACAAGACCCTGACCCAACAGATTCAGTACCTGTTATACACAAAGATACTCCCTTTGTAAGAGCAAATTTTTCTATTCAGGGACACTGCAATGCATCTTCCGTTACAGATACCTTGCAATACTATGATACACCAATGGATTTTATAAATAATTCTGATACTGGTAAAAAAGTAAGCTATTACTGGACGTTCGGAGATAACAATTTTAGTGCTGAAACTAACCCTTCTCATTCATATCACCTTGCGGGCACTTATAAAGTAACACTTACCACTTTTTACGACAGTATTCCACGGGATACACTTACAAGGTATGTTCGTGTTATTATTGGTCAGAAAGGTTATAATTTTTCTCATACTACCATTGATGTTATGGGTGCCGATAATGCAGTTAATGATGGTGCAATGGTCTTATTTAGCAATTTTAGCCAGAATACATATTCATATACGCTGTTGCAAACAGATAGCTTGTTAAACACTGTTTATAGTAACACACTAACAGGAAATATCAGATTAGCCAGTCTTCAAAAAACAAATTCCGGTAACTATATACTTTCCGGTAATTACAATGATGGAAACACCTCACAATATGCTTTATCCCTTATTGATCAGTCAGGTAATCTGTTATGGGAAAAATACCTGGGCGTGCAGGGTAAAAACTATTTTTCAATGCAAACCAGTGACAATGGTTTCATTACGATAGGAGATAGTTATGTTTCTGATGGTGGTTACACTACCGCAGTTAAATGTGATGCCAATGGCCAGGAGGAGTGGAGAATATCACTTGGCAGCAAGCCCTACATTAGCAATGCAGGTAACATTATCGAAACCAGTACAGGCTATTTATTTTCTGCTCTTAGAAATCAATATATACTTCCTTCTGCACCTGAACTTATAGTAACACAAGTTGATTTTAACGGCAACATTACGCAACAAAAAATTTTACCCATCGACTTAAAAGCCAAAATTGGTGCTCCTGCAATGATTGCGGCAGCAGATGGTACCTATTGGGCCTACATAAAAACCGGTGGTGATGTTTACAGTTTTAATAGCAACCTTGATTATCTTCAACCCATTAATTTTGGAAATGATTACCATATCAACTCTATTGTTGGTTATGGAAATAATTATTATTTGGCTTCCGGCTTATCTCATGAACATGGAAGCGCTGATAAAACTGATAAAAATGGAAGCTGGAACTGGGGAGCACAGATTCCCGGAACGATAGTAACCTGTACATCCACATACGGATCATTCACAAGATCATGTCAAAATATCATCCGCAGCAGTAATGATTTTATTGCTGTAAGTTATGGCGATGATATTAATGTAACTGACTTTGGCATTTTTATCACACGCATTGCATCAGATGGCCAATTAAGATAA
- a CDS encoding Pycsar system effector family protein, with protein sequence MDEELPEETERKIQVKNPKNLSSKQRGQLFKIAFRNYIDLVSVADKKAGLLIQVNSIVVTIGYGFFIKTTENNYLNYLPVAIIMVGSLITIFFSVLASKPRRNDLNYINAVDKEFFFFGSFDRLDSNFKNVSWDKYSNDMKQFFKGRKKEVFAELLKESFNVRKVLSKKFTYLSIAYKVFFGGLFLGMLSFIVLYYGNYILK encoded by the coding sequence ATGGACGAAGAACTACCGGAAGAAACAGAGCGAAAAATTCAGGTAAAAAACCCGAAGAATTTATCATCAAAACAAAGAGGGCAGTTATTTAAAATTGCTTTTAGAAATTATATTGACCTTGTTAGTGTAGCAGATAAAAAGGCAGGTTTGCTTATTCAGGTTAACTCGATAGTCGTTACGATTGGGTATGGCTTTTTTATTAAAACAACAGAAAACAATTATTTAAATTATTTACCTGTGGCAATAATTATGGTTGGATCGCTGATCACTATTTTTTTTAGTGTTTTGGCAAGTAAACCAAGAAGAAATGATTTAAACTATATAAACGCAGTGGATAAAGAATTTTTTTTCTTTGGAAGCTTTGACCGGCTTGACTCTAATTTTAAAAATGTTTCCTGGGATAAGTATTCCAATGATATGAAACAATTCTTTAAAGGAAGAAAAAAAGAAGTGTTTGCAGAGCTTCTTAAAGAATCTTTCAATGTTAGAAAAGTTCTATCCAAGAAATTTACTTACCTGTCTATAGCTTATAAAGTTTTTTTTGGTGGGTTATTTTTGGGCATGCTAAGCTTTATTGTTTTGTATTATGGTAATTATATTCTTAAGTAA